Proteins encoded in a region of the Bombyx mori chromosome 23, ASM3026992v2 genome:
- the LOC101741590 gene encoding uncharacterized protein LOC101741590 isoform X2, producing the protein MAAVVLTADMTIEKNSKILVNVEEALADLLVVSYCTDDKKFQGVLLDSSKSNLPFGVYSLHPAFSKRDLPTDGKDKLHSVSQRFLYQDPDYAGENGDLPKRPMSKGKAQARQKMTVRLRPRKVLCSNCKGICNENNENVDVSKKRKLDDDEGCHSESSKSQNKYLKGSMLIPKLSRLEPSEIASSVKSTSKSSKASEKQTNKLKNESRVHTTQEVTFVSVSNVDIQDPKDDNEVSFTSMFSNAKTLKICFGEGEGTVVKIPPLSGDFNEDSGVSCDMTKPELKAAKKALRKAKKQARKGSEKTPQSSKHMGALSPRNSVSNSPSRSDNLEKKHKHRVKHKKKYKAQKKGDENTSKCNESKSIDYFRNIKDHCMNQKLSINLRRLSSNSYEKCGENEVTESGSDEWESETVPEFPPTSTEGLHFNKKKRGPYKEAVKQATLEAKRNESQLSDPLASPTHLATLSPRPIDVFS; encoded by the exons ATGGCGGCTGTCGTTCTAACAGCCGATATGACGATTGAAAAGAATtctaaaatcttagtaaatgtgGAAGAGGCTTTAGCAGATTTATTAGTTGTGTCTTATTGCACTGACGATAAAAAATTTCAAGGTGTGCTCCTCGATTCCTCCAAAAG TAACTTACCTTTTGGGGTATACAGTCTACATCCAGCCTTCTCTAAACGAGATCTACCCACCGATGGAAAAGATAAACTGCATTCCGTTAGTCAAAGGTTCCTGTATCAGGATCCTGATTATGCTGGGGAAAACGGCGATCTACCGAAAAGACCAATGTCAAAGGGCAAAGCACAGGCGAGGCAAAAGATGACCGTAAGATTACGGCCGAGAAAAGTCTTATGTTCTAATTGCAAGGGGATATGTAACGAAAACAATGAAAACGTAGACGTGTCTAAAAAACGCAAATTAGACGATGACGAAGGCTGTCATTCTGAATCGTCAAAATCGCAGAATAAATATCTCAAGGGCAGCATGCTCATACCGAAACTATCGCGTCTAGAACCTAGCGAGATCGCGAGCTCTGTCAAAAGTACCAGCAAAAGTTCAAAGGCTAGTGAAAAAcaaactaataaattaaaaaacgagAGCAGGGTACATACAACACAAGAAGTAACATTCGTTAGTGTTTCCAATGTAGATATCCAAGATCCCAAGGATGATAATGAAGTATCATTCACCTCTATGTTTTCAAAtgctaaaacattaaaaatttgtTTTGGTGAAGGTGAAGGTACTGTTGTAAAAATACCACCCCTATCTGGTGATTTCAATGAAGATTCTGGAGTCTCATGTGATATGACAAAACCAGAATTAAAAGCTGCTAAAAAAGCACTTAGGAAAGCCAAAAAACAAGCACGAAAAGGCAGTGAGAAAACACCACAATCATCAAAACATATGGGAGCTTTATCACCAAGGAACAGTGTCTCAAACAGCCCTTCTAGATCAGATAATTTAGAAAAGAAACATAAACACAGAGTCAAACATAAAAAGAAGTACAAAGCACAAAAGAAAGGTGATGAAAACACAAGCAAATGCAATGAAAGCAAGAGTATAGATTACTTTCGAAATATTAAAGACCACTGTATGAATCAGAAGCTATCAATAAATCTACGAAGACTGAGCAGTAACTCTTATGAGAAATGTGGAGAAAATGAAGTTACCGAGAGTGGGTCTGATGAATGGGAGAGTGAAACTGTACCAGAATTTCCTCCGACATCTACAGAGGGG ctACATTTCAATAAGAAAAAACGTGGACCATACAAAGAAGCCGTAAAACAGGCAACTTTAGAAGCGAAGAGGAATGAATCTCAATTGAGTGATCCCCTAGCAAGCCCAACACATTTAGCGACACTATCGCCAAGACCAATAGATGTGTTCTCTTAA
- the LOC101741590 gene encoding PWWP domain-containing protein 2A isoform X1 — translation MAAVVLTADMTIEKNSKILVNVEEALADLLVVSYCTDDKKFQGVLLDSSKSNLPFGVYSLHPAFSKRDLPTDGKDKLHSVSQRFLYQDPDYAGENGDLPKRPMSKGKAQARQKMTVRLRPRKVLCSNCKGICNENNENVDVSKKRKLDDDEGCHSESSKSQNKYLKGSMLIPKLSRLEPSEIASSVKSTSKSSKASEKQTNKLKNESRVHTTQEVTFVSVSNVDIQDPKDDNEVSFTSMFSNAKTLKICFGEGEGTVVKIPPLSGDFNEDSGVSCDMTKPELKAAKKALRKAKKQARKGSEKTPQSSKHMGALSPRNSVSNSPSRSDNLEKKHKHRVKHKKKYKAQKKGDENTSKCNESKSIDYFRNIKDHCMNQKLSINLRRLSSNSYEKCGENEVTESGSDEWESETVPEFPPTSTEGVGSRLFRISPGDIVWGKVIGFPWWPGRVLSVTSASRAHVAWFASTTSSLMPCDSLSPFLEDYKLHFNKKKRGPYKEAVKQATLEAKRNESQLSDPLASPTHLATLSPRPIDVFS, via the exons ATGGCGGCTGTCGTTCTAACAGCCGATATGACGATTGAAAAGAATtctaaaatcttagtaaatgtgGAAGAGGCTTTAGCAGATTTATTAGTTGTGTCTTATTGCACTGACGATAAAAAATTTCAAGGTGTGCTCCTCGATTCCTCCAAAAG TAACTTACCTTTTGGGGTATACAGTCTACATCCAGCCTTCTCTAAACGAGATCTACCCACCGATGGAAAAGATAAACTGCATTCCGTTAGTCAAAGGTTCCTGTATCAGGATCCTGATTATGCTGGGGAAAACGGCGATCTACCGAAAAGACCAATGTCAAAGGGCAAAGCACAGGCGAGGCAAAAGATGACCGTAAGATTACGGCCGAGAAAAGTCTTATGTTCTAATTGCAAGGGGATATGTAACGAAAACAATGAAAACGTAGACGTGTCTAAAAAACGCAAATTAGACGATGACGAAGGCTGTCATTCTGAATCGTCAAAATCGCAGAATAAATATCTCAAGGGCAGCATGCTCATACCGAAACTATCGCGTCTAGAACCTAGCGAGATCGCGAGCTCTGTCAAAAGTACCAGCAAAAGTTCAAAGGCTAGTGAAAAAcaaactaataaattaaaaaacgagAGCAGGGTACATACAACACAAGAAGTAACATTCGTTAGTGTTTCCAATGTAGATATCCAAGATCCCAAGGATGATAATGAAGTATCATTCACCTCTATGTTTTCAAAtgctaaaacattaaaaatttgtTTTGGTGAAGGTGAAGGTACTGTTGTAAAAATACCACCCCTATCTGGTGATTTCAATGAAGATTCTGGAGTCTCATGTGATATGACAAAACCAGAATTAAAAGCTGCTAAAAAAGCACTTAGGAAAGCCAAAAAACAAGCACGAAAAGGCAGTGAGAAAACACCACAATCATCAAAACATATGGGAGCTTTATCACCAAGGAACAGTGTCTCAAACAGCCCTTCTAGATCAGATAATTTAGAAAAGAAACATAAACACAGAGTCAAACATAAAAAGAAGTACAAAGCACAAAAGAAAGGTGATGAAAACACAAGCAAATGCAATGAAAGCAAGAGTATAGATTACTTTCGAAATATTAAAGACCACTGTATGAATCAGAAGCTATCAATAAATCTACGAAGACTGAGCAGTAACTCTTATGAGAAATGTGGAGAAAATGAAGTTACCGAGAGTGGGTCTGATGAATGGGAGAGTGAAACTGTACCAGAATTTCCTCCGACATCTACAGAGGGGGTGGGTAGTAGATTATTTAGGATTTCACCTGGGGATATAGTATGGGGCAAGGTAATTGGGTTCCCATGGTGGCCTGGCAGAGTTCTTAGTGTCACATCTGCATCCAGAGCACATGTAGCTTGGTTTGCATCCACTACATCATCATTAATGCCATGCGATAGTCTGAGCCCCTTTTTAGAGGATTATAAG ctACATTTCAATAAGAAAAAACGTGGACCATACAAAGAAGCCGTAAAACAGGCAACTTTAGAAGCGAAGAGGAATGAATCTCAATTGAGTGATCCCCTAGCAAGCCCAACACATTTAGCGACACTATCGCCAAGACCAATAGATGTGTTCTCTTAA